One window from the genome of Streptomyces sp. WZ-12 encodes:
- a CDS encoding ABC transporter permease — MFSYLIRRLISAVILLLIVSAVTFGIFFLLPKLAGQTTDQLAQQYIGKAPTPADIAAVKKNLGLDKPVYEQYWEFLKGIFVGVDYKFGPEAAKCHVPCFGYSFKTHIEVWPEIQSRLPVTLSLAAGAAVLWVVSGVATGVLSALRPGSFFDRAAMGVALAGVSLPMFFTGALALALFTYQWPLFQRSDYIPLLTDPVGWARTMFLPWVTLAFLYSALYARLTRAGMLETLSEDFIRTARAKGLRERRVVIRHGLRAALTPIVTVFGMDLGLLLGGALITEQVFSLKGVGAFAVDSINANDLPNILGVTLLAAFFIVLCNLVVDVLYAAIDPRVRLT, encoded by the coding sequence GTGTTCTCGTACCTCATCCGCAGGTTGATCAGCGCGGTGATCCTGTTGCTGATCGTCAGCGCGGTCACCTTCGGCATCTTCTTCCTGCTGCCGAAACTGGCCGGGCAGACCACCGACCAGCTTGCCCAGCAGTACATCGGAAAGGCCCCCACGCCCGCGGACATCGCCGCGGTCAAGAAGAACCTCGGCCTGGACAAGCCCGTGTACGAGCAGTACTGGGAATTCCTCAAGGGCATCTTCGTCGGCGTCGACTACAAGTTCGGCCCGGAGGCGGCCAAGTGCCATGTGCCGTGCTTCGGTTACTCCTTCAAGACCCATATCGAGGTCTGGCCGGAGATCCAGTCGCGGCTTCCGGTGACGCTGTCGCTGGCCGCCGGCGCCGCCGTGCTGTGGGTGGTCTCCGGCGTCGCCACCGGCGTGCTCTCCGCGCTCCGCCCCGGCTCGTTCTTCGACCGGGCGGCGATGGGCGTGGCGCTGGCCGGCGTCTCGCTCCCGATGTTCTTCACCGGCGCGCTGGCCCTGGCCCTGTTCACCTACCAGTGGCCGCTCTTCCAACGCAGCGACTACATACCGCTGTTGACGGACCCGGTGGGCTGGGCCCGGACCATGTTCCTGCCCTGGGTCACCCTGGCGTTCCTCTACTCGGCGCTCTACGCCCGGCTCACCCGGGCCGGCATGCTGGAGACGCTGAGCGAGGACTTCATCCGCACCGCCCGGGCCAAGGGCCTGCGGGAGCGCCGGGTGGTGATCCGGCACGGCCTGCGGGCCGCGCTGACCCCGATCGTCACCGTCTTCGGCATGGACCTGGGCCTGCTGCTCGGCGGTGCGCTCATCACCGAACAGGTCTTCTCGCTCAAGGGAGTCGGCGCCTTCGCGGTCGACTCCATCAACGCCAACGACCTGCCGAACATTCTCGGCGTCACCCTGCTCGCCGCGTTCTTCATCGTCCTGTGCAACCTGGTGGTGGACGTTCTGTACGCCGCCATCGACCCGCGGGTGAGGCTCACTTGA
- a CDS encoding ABC transporter ATP-binding protein: MTETTQSTETTQSTETIRSAETTGPAGAQAQQAPLLTVRGLVRHFPITKGILKRKVGAVQAVDGIDFDVFPGETLGVVGESGCGKSTMGRLITRLDEPTGGSVEFEGRDITHLSSGRLRPLRRDVQMIFQDPYGSLNPRHTIGGIVSTPFRLQGVTPEGGVKKEVQRLLELVGLSPEHYNRYPHEFSGGQRQRIGIARALALKPKLVVADEPVSALDVSIQAQVVNLMDDLQEELGLTYVIIAHDLSVIRHVSDRIAVMYLGKIVELADRDALYASPRHPYTKALLSAVPVPDLRRRTQRERILLKGDVPSPINPPSGCRFRTRCWKATEVCATTEPPLVRLDTGHQVACHHPEEPADANSASGVERSPGKGSSGQ, encoded by the coding sequence GTGACCGAGACGACCCAGAGCACCGAGACGACCCAGAGCACCGAGACGATCCGGAGCGCCGAGACGACCGGGCCCGCCGGGGCGCAGGCGCAGCAGGCGCCGCTGCTCACGGTGCGGGGCCTGGTCCGGCACTTCCCGATCACCAAGGGGATCCTCAAGCGGAAGGTCGGCGCCGTGCAGGCGGTCGACGGGATCGACTTCGACGTCTTCCCCGGGGAGACGCTGGGCGTCGTCGGCGAGTCCGGCTGCGGCAAGTCGACGATGGGCCGGCTGATCACCCGGCTCGACGAACCGACCGGTGGCTCGGTCGAGTTCGAGGGCCGGGACATCACCCATCTGTCGTCGGGTCGACTGCGGCCGCTGCGCCGCGACGTGCAGATGATCTTCCAGGACCCGTACGGTTCGCTGAACCCGCGGCACACCATCGGCGGGATCGTCTCCACCCCCTTCCGCCTCCAGGGCGTCACGCCCGAGGGCGGGGTGAAGAAGGAGGTGCAGCGGCTGCTGGAGCTGGTGGGGCTGAGCCCGGAGCACTACAACCGCTATCCGCACGAGTTCTCCGGCGGGCAGCGGCAACGCATCGGGATCGCCCGGGCGTTGGCCCTCAAGCCCAAGCTGGTGGTCGCCGACGAGCCGGTCTCCGCCCTCGACGTCTCCATCCAGGCGCAGGTCGTCAACCTCATGGACGACCTCCAGGAGGAGCTGGGCCTGACCTACGTCATCATCGCCCACGACCTCTCGGTGATCCGGCACGTCTCGGACCGGATCGCGGTGATGTACCTCGGCAAGATCGTCGAACTGGCCGACCGGGACGCGCTGTACGCCTCGCCGCGGCACCCGTACACCAAGGCGCTGCTGTCGGCCGTGCCGGTGCCCGACCTCAGGCGGCGCACCCAGCGCGAGCGGATCCTGCTCAAGGGTGATGTGCCCTCGCCGATCAATCCGCCGTCCGGCTGCCGGTTCCGCACCCGCTGCTGGAAGGCGACGGAGGTGTGCGCCACCACCGAGCCGCCGCTGGTGCGCCTGGACACCGGGCACCAGGTCGCCTGCCACCATCCGGAGGAGCCGGCGGACGCCAACTCCGCTTCCGGTGTGGAGCGTTCACCGGGTAAGGGCTCAAGTGGTCAGTAA
- a CDS encoding ABC transporter ATP-binding protein: MTDSFEDQTTATGEAATGAGPTTPAAPSAFLEVRDLTVHFPTDDGLVKSVDGLTFSLQKGKTLGIVGESGSGKSVTSLAIMGLHRASRQQRSKVRMSGEIWLDGRELVAADPDEVRRLRGRQMAMIFQDPLSALHPFYSVGSQIVEAYRVHHDVDKKTARKRAVEMLDRVGIPQPDKRVDDHPHQFSGGMRQRAMIAMALVNNPELLIADEPTTALDVTVQAQILDLIRDLQKEFGSAVIIITHDLGVVAELADDLLVMYGGRCIERGPSDRVFATPQHPYTWGLLGSMPRIDRDQSDRLIPVKGSPPSLINVPSGCAFNPRCPYADLPKDNLTRTVRPELQQVDGRHFSACHLPQPERDRIWTEEIAPKL; encoded by the coding sequence TTGACCGACTCTTTCGAGGACCAGACCACGGCGACGGGGGAGGCCGCGACGGGCGCCGGACCCACGACCCCCGCCGCCCCCTCCGCCTTTCTCGAAGTGCGCGACCTCACGGTGCACTTCCCCACCGACGACGGCCTGGTGAAGTCCGTCGACGGGCTGACCTTCAGCCTTCAGAAGGGCAAGACGCTCGGCATCGTCGGTGAGTCCGGCTCCGGCAAGTCGGTGACCTCGCTGGCCATCATGGGCCTGCACCGGGCCTCCCGACAGCAGCGCAGCAAGGTCCGGATGTCCGGCGAAATCTGGCTGGACGGCCGGGAGTTGGTCGCCGCCGACCCCGACGAGGTCCGCCGGCTGCGCGGCCGCCAGATGGCGATGATCTTCCAGGACCCGCTCTCCGCGCTGCACCCCTTCTACAGCGTCGGCAGCCAGATCGTGGAGGCGTACCGCGTCCACCACGACGTCGACAAGAAGACCGCGCGCAAGCGGGCCGTGGAGATGCTCGACCGGGTCGGCATCCCGCAGCCCGACAAACGGGTCGACGACCACCCGCACCAGTTCTCCGGCGGCATGCGCCAGCGCGCCATGATCGCCATGGCGCTGGTCAACAACCCCGAGCTCCTGATCGCCGACGAGCCGACCACCGCCCTGGACGTCACCGTCCAGGCGCAGATCCTGGACCTGATCCGCGACCTGCAGAAGGAGTTCGGCTCGGCGGTCATCATCATCACCCACGACCTCGGAGTCGTCGCCGAGCTCGCCGACGACCTGCTGGTGATGTACGGCGGCCGGTGCATCGAACGGGGCCCGTCGGACCGGGTGTTCGCGACCCCGCAGCACCCCTACACCTGGGGCCTGCTCGGCTCCATGCCGCGGATCGACCGGGACCAGTCCGACCGGCTGATCCCGGTCAAGGGCTCCCCGCCCAGCCTGATCAACGTGCCGTCCGGCTGCGCCTTCAACCCCCGCTGCCCGTACGCGGACCTCCCCAAGGACAACCTCACCCGCACGGTGCGCCCCGAACTCCAACAGGTCGACGGCCGGCACTTCTCCGCCTGCCACCTCCCGCAACCGGAACGGGACCGGATCTGGACCGAAGAGATTGCGCCGAAGCTGTGA
- a CDS encoding ABC transporter substrate-binding protein: MRRSLPVATIAAITSAGLLLAGCSGKGSSDSSAGANAATKGVVNASDAKGGTVTYAMSDAPESFDPGNTYYAFVYNFSRLYARPLTTFKPGPGTKGEQLVPDLAESMGKSADGGKTWTYKLRKGVKFEDGTPVTSQDVKYAVERSNFARDILSLGPNYFQQFLQDNDGGYKGPYKDKSKEGLKSIETPDAQTIVFHLKKPFAEFDYLVSAPQTAPVPQAKDKGADYTKSVVSSGSYKFANYQEGKQLTLVRNPQWSAATDPLRKQLPDKIVLNLKVAQSTIDKDLQSGNTLVDMAGRGVDAQTQAQLLTDPGQKANTDNALGQRLVYTAINTKVAPFDKPECRKAVEYAIDKKAVQTALGGPIRGDIASTVLPTDIAGYQKYDLYPQKYTGDNLDLTQAKAHWKQCGAGNVSTTILARNDRQDEVDAATSIIGSLKKIGINAKLQQYPTSKYFSDYAGVPAFDKSNNVGLMMMQWGADFPTGYGYLQQILHGKAISQSGNSNLSQLDDPEINNLLDTAIANTDQAAREKAYADIDRKAMEQAAIVPLTYFKVLMYRSPKATNLASSSAWSGEYDYLNIGVKK, encoded by the coding sequence ATGCGAAGGTCACTTCCGGTCGCGACCATCGCGGCCATCACCAGCGCGGGCCTCCTGCTGGCCGGCTGTAGCGGAAAGGGGTCCTCGGACAGTTCCGCCGGGGCCAACGCCGCCACCAAGGGCGTCGTCAACGCCTCGGACGCGAAGGGGGGCACCGTCACCTACGCGATGAGCGACGCCCCCGAGTCCTTCGACCCGGGCAACACCTACTACGCCTTCGTCTACAACTTCAGCCGTCTGTACGCCCGTCCGCTGACCACCTTCAAGCCGGGCCCCGGCACCAAGGGCGAGCAACTGGTCCCGGACCTCGCCGAGTCGATGGGCAAGTCCGCCGACGGCGGCAAGACCTGGACGTACAAGCTCCGCAAGGGCGTCAAGTTCGAGGACGGCACCCCCGTCACCTCGCAGGACGTCAAGTACGCGGTGGAGCGCAGCAACTTCGCCCGCGACATCCTCTCGCTGGGCCCGAACTACTTCCAGCAGTTCCTCCAGGACAACGACGGCGGCTACAAGGGCCCCTACAAGGACAAGAGCAAGGAAGGGCTCAAGTCCATCGAGACGCCGGATGCGCAGACCATCGTCTTCCACCTGAAGAAACCGTTCGCCGAGTTCGACTACCTGGTCAGCGCCCCGCAGACCGCGCCCGTCCCGCAGGCCAAGGACAAGGGCGCGGACTACACCAAGTCCGTGGTCTCCAGCGGCTCCTACAAGTTCGCGAACTACCAGGAGGGCAAGCAGCTCACCCTGGTCCGCAACCCGCAGTGGTCGGCCGCGACCGACCCGCTGCGCAAGCAGCTCCCGGACAAGATCGTGCTCAACCTGAAGGTCGCCCAGTCGACCATCGACAAGGACCTCCAGTCCGGCAACACCCTGGTCGACATGGCAGGGCGCGGCGTCGACGCCCAGACCCAGGCGCAGTTGCTGACCGACCCCGGCCAGAAGGCCAACACCGACAACGCGCTCGGTCAGCGCCTGGTCTACACCGCCATCAACACCAAGGTCGCGCCGTTCGACAAGCCGGAGTGCCGCAAGGCCGTCGAGTACGCCATCGACAAGAAGGCCGTGCAGACCGCGCTCGGCGGCCCGATCCGCGGTGACATCGCCTCCACGGTCCTGCCCACCGACATCGCCGGCTACCAGAAGTACGACCTGTACCCGCAGAAGTACACCGGCGACAACCTGGACCTGACCCAGGCCAAGGCGCACTGGAAGCAGTGCGGCGCCGGCAACGTCTCCACCACCATCCTGGCCCGCAACGACCGCCAGGACGAGGTCGACGCGGCCACCTCGATCATCGGCTCGCTGAAGAAGATCGGCATCAACGCCAAGCTCCAGCAGTACCCGACCAGCAAGTACTTCTCGGACTACGCCGGCGTGCCGGCCTTCGACAAGTCCAACAACGTCGGCCTGATGATGATGCAGTGGGGCGCCGACTTCCCGACCGGCTACGGCTACCTCCAGCAGATCCTCCACGGCAAGGCGATCAGCCAGTCCGGCAACTCCAACCTCTCCCAGTTGGACGACCCGGAGATCAACAACCTGCTCGACACGGCCATCGCCAACACCGACCAGGCCGCCCGCGAGAAGGCGTACGCGGACATCGACCGCAAGGCGATGGAGCAGGCGGCGATCGTCCCGCTGACCTACTTCAAGGTCCTGATGTACCGCTCGCCGAAGGCCACCAACCTGGCGTCCAGCTCGGCCTGGAGCGGTGAGTACGACTACCTCAACATCGGCGTCAAGAAGTAG